In Clostridium swellfunianum, a genomic segment contains:
- the gnpA gene encoding 1,3-beta-galactosyl-N-acetylhexosamine phosphorylase has protein sequence MSREYKNGQVTIPTDMDVVPQTLELMKKWGADAVRDCDGTEFPQELKDTGAKIYSTYYTTRKDNKWAKANLDEVQQMYLMTPFYTAVEEKLEIHLMKGLYPDMLEVNAKDYRRWWEVIDRTTGEAVETSRWEYDEKKGNVVISSIPFHDYTVSFLAYIMWDPVHMYNAVVNDWKDVEHQITFDVRQPKTHEFTMKRLRKFIEDHPYVNVIRYTTFFHQFTLVFDELAREKFVDWYGYSASVSPYILEQFEKEVGYKFRPEYIIDQGYHNNQYRVPSKEFKDFQAFQRREVAKIVKEMVAITHEYGKEAMMFLGDHWIGTEPFMEEFTSMGLDAVVGSVGNGSTLRLISDIPGVKYTEGRFLPYFFPDTFHEGGDPVKEAKVNWVTARRAILRKPIDRIGYGGYLKLACDFPEFIDYVESVCNEFRELYENIKGTTPHCVKTVAVLNSWGKMRAWGAHMVHHALYQKQNYSYAGIIEALSGAPFDMKFISFDDIKSNSDCLNDIDVVINVGDADTAHTGGNVWEDADIVASINRFVYNGGGFIGVGEPSGHQHQGRFIQLRSVLGIEKENGFTLNYDKYNWEEHKNHFILEDCTKAVDFGEGKKNIYALEGTNILCQREKEVQMAVTEFGKGRGVYISGLPYSFENSRILYRSILWSTHDEANLKKWFSTNFNIEVHAYVDNGKYCVVNNTYEPQSTVVYTGDGKSFSLDMQANEIRWYEI, from the coding sequence ATGAGCAGAGAATACAAAAATGGGCAAGTTACTATACCAACAGATATGGATGTAGTGCCTCAGACTTTAGAATTAATGAAAAAATGGGGAGCTGACGCTGTTCGTGATTGCGATGGAACAGAATTTCCACAGGAATTGAAGGATACAGGAGCTAAAATTTACTCCACTTATTATACAACACGTAAAGACAACAAATGGGCAAAAGCAAATCTTGATGAAGTTCAACAGATGTATCTTATGACGCCTTTTTACACAGCAGTGGAAGAAAAACTTGAAATCCATCTAATGAAGGGTCTATATCCAGATATGCTAGAAGTTAATGCAAAAGATTATAGACGATGGTGGGAAGTTATAGATAGGACAACGGGAGAAGCAGTAGAGACAAGCCGATGGGAATACGATGAGAAAAAAGGTAATGTAGTAATAAGCTCAATACCTTTCCATGACTATACGGTAAGCTTTCTAGCATATATTATGTGGGACCCAGTTCACATGTATAATGCTGTTGTGAATGATTGGAAGGATGTAGAACATCAGATAACCTTTGATGTGAGACAACCTAAAACACATGAATTTACAATGAAACGTCTTAGAAAATTTATCGAAGACCACCCTTATGTAAATGTAATTAGATACACTACGTTTTTCCATCAATTTACTTTGGTTTTTGATGAACTTGCAAGAGAAAAATTTGTAGACTGGTACGGCTATTCAGCTTCCGTAAGTCCATATATTTTAGAGCAATTTGAAAAGGAAGTAGGCTACAAATTTAGACCAGAATATATAATTGACCAAGGCTATCATAATAATCAGTATAGAGTGCCAAGTAAGGAGTTCAAGGATTTCCAAGCTTTCCAAAGAAGAGAAGTTGCAAAAATAGTAAAAGAAATGGTAGCCATCACTCATGAATATGGAAAAGAAGCAATGATGTTTTTAGGTGACCATTGGATTGGGACAGAGCCTTTCATGGAAGAGTTTACAAGCATGGGCTTAGATGCTGTAGTAGGTAGTGTAGGTAATGGTTCTACTTTGCGTCTAATAAGTGATATACCAGGTGTTAAATATACAGAAGGACGTTTTCTTCCTTATTTCTTCCCAGATACCTTCCACGAAGGCGGAGACCCTGTAAAGGAAGCTAAAGTAAACTGGGTTACAGCAAGAAGAGCAATTTTACGTAAGCCAATTGATCGTATAGGTTATGGCGGATATCTAAAGCTTGCTTGTGATTTTCCTGAGTTTATAGATTATGTAGAAAGTGTGTGCAATGAGTTCCGTGAGCTTTATGAAAATATTAAAGGCACCACACCACATTGTGTAAAAACTGTAGCAGTATTAAACAGCTGGGGAAAAATGCGTGCTTGGGGAGCTCATATGGTTCACCATGCTTTATATCAAAAGCAAAATTACAGCTATGCTGGAATTATAGAAGCTTTATCAGGAGCACCTTTTGATATGAAATTTATTAGCTTTGATGATATAAAATCAAATTCAGACTGCCTAAATGATATAGATGTAGTTATTAATGTAGGCGATGCTGATACAGCTCATACAGGAGGAAATGTATGGGAAGATGCTGATATCGTAGCTTCTATAAACAGATTTGTTTATAACGGCGGAGGCTTTATAGGAGTTGGAGAGCCTAGTGGTCACCAGCATCAAGGCCGTTTTATACAGCTAAGAAGCGTATTAGGCATAGAAAAAGAAAATGGATTTACTCTTAACTACGATAAGTACAACTGGGAAGAACATAAGAATCATTTTATTTTAGAAGACTGCACTAAGGCTGTAGATTTTGGAGAAGGTAAAAAGAATATCTATGCTTTAGAAGGAACCAACATACTTTGCCAAAGAGAAAAGGAAGTTCAAATGGCAGTGACAGAGTTTGGCAAGGGAAGAGGAGTATATATAAGCGGCCTTCCATATAGCTTTGAAAATAGCCGTATCTTATATCGAAGCATTCTATGGAGTACTCATGATGAAGCAAACCTTAAAAAATGGTTCAGCACAAACTT
- a CDS encoding AraC family transcriptional regulator: MSSSLFEFKHSDVNRINIKFLYISKSKYDYDWHSIMHTHSFTELFYVVSGRGSFRIEDKIFTVKEDDLVIVNPHVAHTESSKDSSPLEYIVVGVDGISLAEAINEEDLKNHGSFSIHNYSRYRHEMLSYMNNLLYEVENKNEHYEVICQNLLEVLILNVKRRIKSDLVISAEKKTTKECNYIKNYIDVHYSSDLNLDYLASITHMSKYYLVRVFKKFMGVSPIEYLISKRISVAKLLLETTDYSIDQIIKVSGFNSQSYFNQVFKERVGISPTKYKKQYTDKKIQS, encoded by the coding sequence ATGTCAAGTAGTTTATTTGAATTTAAGCATAGCGACGTAAACAGAATTAACATTAAGTTTCTTTATATTTCAAAATCAAAATATGATTATGACTGGCACAGCATAATGCACACCCATTCCTTCACCGAGCTTTTTTATGTTGTAAGCGGGCGCGGCAGCTTCAGGATAGAAGATAAGATATTTACTGTAAAAGAGGATGATTTAGTTATAGTAAACCCTCACGTAGCTCACACAGAATCCTCTAAAGATTCTAGTCCCTTAGAATATATAGTTGTTGGAGTTGACGGCATATCCTTAGCTGAAGCTATTAATGAAGAGGATTTAAAAAACCACGGCTCTTTCAGCATACACAATTACAGCAGATATAGGCATGAAATGTTGTCTTATATGAACAATCTTCTCTATGAAGTTGAAAACAAAAATGAACACTACGAGGTGATATGTCAAAACCTTTTAGAAGTGTTGATTTTAAATGTAAAAAGGCGAATAAAATCCGACCTAGTAATTTCAGCTGAAAAAAAGACTACCAAGGAATGTAATTATATAAAAAACTATATAGATGTTCATTACTCCTCAGATTTAAATCTTGATTATCTAGCTTCAATTACTCATATGAGTAAATACTACTTAGTACGGGTCTTTAAAAAGTTTATGGGAGTGTCTCCTATTGAGTATCTAATCAGCAAACGAATATCCGTAGCAAAGCTTTTACTTGAAACCACTGACTACTCTATAGATCAAATCATCAAAGTCTCTGGTTTTAATAGCCAGTCCTATTTTAATCAAGTGTTTAAAGAAAGAGTAGGGATAAGTCCAACTAAATATAAAAAACAATATACTGATAAAAAAATACAGAGCTAA
- a CDS encoding DUF2804 domain-containing protein, with protein sequence MQNEILEKGPLLTEEGSLTNPGWARDLILDYKRSAIRANKFRIKEWDYYCIINHETKKAIALTIADNSYMGLLSATYLDLNKPMQVTKTKIKALTNGNYNMPETSKSGNISVTQDGLYISFEKDNTSRILKVDCPYFHKGFNLKGEITLHQPDAMDTMVIATPFNKDKKAFYYNHKINCMDASGELYFGDEKVLFERKNSFGVLDWGRGVWTYSNTWYWGSASGSISNIPFGFNIGYGFGDNNKATENVVFYDNKAHKLADVKFHIPEDDYLKPWKFTSSDNRFEMDFQPIIDRNSNTNILVLKSLQHQIFGLFTGRVVLDNGEEIQVKNFLGFAEKVVNKW encoded by the coding sequence ATGCAAAATGAGATATTAGAGAAAGGTCCTCTTTTAACTGAAGAAGGTTCGCTGACTAATCCAGGCTGGGCAAGAGATTTGATACTTGACTATAAAAGAAGTGCGATTAGAGCAAATAAATTTCGCATAAAGGAGTGGGATTACTACTGCATTATAAATCATGAAACTAAAAAAGCTATTGCTCTAACTATTGCAGATAACAGCTATATGGGACTTCTCTCCGCAACCTATCTTGACTTAAATAAACCAATGCAAGTAACAAAAACTAAAATAAAAGCTTTGACTAATGGAAATTATAATATGCCCGAGACTTCAAAATCCGGAAACATCAGTGTAACTCAAGATGGCCTTTATATAAGCTTTGAAAAGGACAACACTAGCAGAATTTTGAAAGTGGACTGCCCATATTTTCATAAAGGTTTTAATTTAAAAGGCGAAATAACACTTCACCAGCCTGATGCTATGGATACGATGGTTATTGCAACTCCATTTAACAAGGATAAAAAAGCCTTTTATTATAATCATAAGATAAATTGCATGGATGCTTCTGGAGAACTTTATTTTGGGGATGAGAAAGTATTATTTGAACGCAAAAATTCCTTTGGAGTTTTAGACTGGGGAAGAGGCGTTTGGACATATTCAAACACTTGGTATTGGGGCTCTGCCTCAGGGTCCATATCCAATATCCCTTTTGGCTTTAATATTGGATATGGCTTTGGCGATAATAACAAGGCAACTGAGAATGTAGTGTTCTACGATAACAAGGCTCACAAGCTAGCAGATGTTAAATTTCATATTCCAGAGGATGATTATTTAAAACCTTGGAAATTTACAAGCAGTGATAATAGATTTGAAATGGATTTTCAACCAATCATTGATAGAAATTCAAACACAAATATACTAGTTTTAAAATCTCTTCAACATCAAATTTTTGGATTGTTTACTGGAAGAGTTGTATTAGATAACGGAGAAGAAATACAGGTTAAAAATTTTCTTGGCTTCGCAGAAAAAGTTGTAAACAAGTGGTAG
- a CDS encoding barstar family protein, which yields MKEILLNGDKMLNKASTHAYLKQELALPDYYGENLDALWDCLTTDFSPKKIIICKPEAILEQLEDYGEAIINLFEQAAEENENIKVYIERDNGI from the coding sequence ATGAAAGAAATTCTTTTAAATGGGGATAAAATGCTTAACAAAGCTTCAACTCATGCTTATTTAAAACAAGAATTAGCTTTGCCTGATTATTATGGTGAAAATTTGGATGCCCTGTGGGATTGTCTAACAACAGATTTTTCCCCTAAAAAAATTATTATCTGTAAGCCAGAGGCTATACTAGAGCAGCTAGAAGATTACGGAGAAGCTATAATTAATCTATTTGAGCAGGCTGCAGAAGAAAATGAAAACATAAAGGTGTATATAGAAAGGGACAATGGTATCTAA
- a CDS encoding ribonuclease domain-containing protein codes for MQKNNKWSHWLIKILTFLFLITLSGCQTTKIATQPQTPNTNVSVPKESTSVSEAQKEQPTNKTESAAVQVKKGQNYSTKDEVAAYIHEFKELPPNFITKKEAEKLGWDNSKGNLWKVTDKRSIGGDTYGNFEGLLPKANGRRYYECDINYKGGYRGAERIVYSNDGLIFYTNDHYKSFKKL; via the coding sequence ATGCAAAAAAACAATAAATGGAGCCATTGGCTAATAAAAATACTTACGTTTTTATTTTTAATAACCTTATCAGGATGTCAAACAACTAAAATAGCAACACAGCCGCAGACACCAAATACAAATGTTTCTGTTCCTAAAGAGTCAACATCTGTAAGTGAAGCTCAAAAGGAACAGCCAACAAATAAAACGGAATCAGCTGCGGTTCAAGTAAAGAAGGGACAAAATTATTCAACTAAGGATGAAGTAGCTGCCTATATTCATGAGTTCAAGGAGCTTCCACCAAATTTTATTACGAAGAAAGAAGCTGAAAAGCTGGGTTGGGATAATTCAAAGGGAAACCTTTGGAAGGTAACGGACAAAAGGTCTATTGGTGGAGATACTTATGGCAATTTTGAAGGGCTTCTGCCTAAAGCAAATGGACGTAGGTACTATGAATGTGATATCAATTATAAGGGTGGCTATCGAGGAGCAGAAAGAATAGTTTATTCTAATGATGGTCTCATTTTCTATACTAATGACCATTATAAAAGCTTTAAGAAGCTTTAA
- a CDS encoding glycine/sarcosine/betaine reductase component B subunit yields the protein MQLIRQYFNIKDVLWGDRTFLLNGILTICKQDLKDHVRNLFKAVEDVDFEIVKPGENTRIIHLLDTLQPMYKIEGSGIQYSGFFGSPITVGEGTTNLLRGFSVMESAALPWEESSASSGLLYPRDAIMDMSGPISGFTPFSETINLVILYKLTKDKSSIEYDNDIRLIGIKISSYLASLTKDMLPDEKIYYTIDDINPELPSVVLVWQCQNQGPYANTFLYGQSIDNLVPTLLHPNELLDGCVVSGNYVWPAFKVPTYLHVNHPIVMELFKSHGKTLNFRGVIFCRSHNPSNWHKERCANFNVKLAKYLNADGLIMAWEGGGNAAVDGMLTIQCAEKKGIKASAITFEFGGVDGTEGILLVDDVPEADAIISGGSIEKHYRLPQVTRVVGGDVLRLDKESGGYFPPSDDEIEFDNTTHLYLSGNQSGYSKLFAESY from the coding sequence ATGCAGCTTATAAGACAGTATTTTAATATAAAGGATGTATTATGGGGAGATAGAACCTTCCTATTAAATGGTATTCTCACTATTTGCAAGCAGGATTTAAAAGACCATGTCAGAAATCTTTTCAAGGCTGTTGAGGATGTTGATTTTGAAATCGTGAAGCCGGGAGAAAATACCCGTATTATACATCTTCTTGATACTCTTCAGCCTATGTATAAAATAGAAGGAAGCGGTATTCAGTATTCAGGTTTTTTCGGAAGCCCAATTACAGTTGGGGAAGGCACTACAAATCTTCTCAGGGGTTTTAGTGTTATGGAAAGTGCAGCACTGCCCTGGGAAGAGTCAAGCGCAAGCAGTGGGCTTCTCTACCCGAGAGATGCTATTATGGATATGTCAGGGCCTATATCTGGTTTTACGCCTTTTAGTGAAACCATTAATCTTGTTATTTTATATAAGCTTACAAAGGATAAATCATCTATAGAGTATGATAATGATATACGGCTTATTGGAATAAAGATATCTAGCTATTTAGCATCCCTGACAAAAGATATGCTGCCAGACGAAAAAATCTATTATACAATTGATGACATCAATCCAGAACTTCCGAGCGTTGTTCTTGTATGGCAGTGTCAAAATCAGGGACCATACGCAAACACATTTTTATACGGTCAAAGTATCGACAATCTTGTGCCTACATTGCTGCATCCCAATGAACTTTTAGATGGCTGCGTTGTAAGCGGAAACTATGTATGGCCGGCCTTTAAGGTGCCAACTTACCTCCATGTAAATCACCCTATAGTTATGGAATTGTTTAAAAGTCACGGTAAAACTTTGAATTTCCGTGGAGTAATATTCTGCCGCAGTCATAATCCAAGCAACTGGCATAAGGAGAGATGCGCCAACTTCAATGTAAAGCTGGCAAAGTATCTAAATGCGGACGGGCTTATTATGGCATGGGAAGGCGGAGGCAATGCTGCAGTTGATGGCATGCTTACTATTCAATGCGCAGAGAAAAAAGGCATAAAAGCCTCTGCTATAACCTTCGAGTTTGGTGGAGTTGACGGAACAGAAGGAATACTTCTAGTTGATGATGTTCCAGAAGCTGATGCTATTATAAGTGGTGGTTCTATCGAAAAGCATTATAGGCTTCCACAGGTTACCAGAGTGGTTGGAGGAGATGTTCTAAGACTTGATAAGGAATCAGGTGGATATTTCCCACCTTCTGATGATGAAATAGAGTTTGACAACACCACCCATCTTTATTTATCTGGAAATCAATCGGGATACAGCAAGCTTTTTGCTGAATCTTACTAA
- a CDS encoding glycine/betaine/sarcosine/D-proline family reductase selenoprotein B, producing MSVLKAVHYINQFYAGLGGEAMADTGLCVLEEKKGPAIGLEKLWKGEMEIVKIIACGDNYINNDENFQSILPHIKEIIEKEKPDVFIAGPAFNAGRYGVACAKICDYVRKEFSIPSVTAMWHENPAVAMYVQDNYIVATTETAAGMSKSLPALAKLSLKLARQELIGPARLEGYIRTGHRYNEYHEKAGAERVVDILIKKLNNKPYTTEVPLRGFEKIAPAAKLENLENAAIALITTGGLVPVGNPDKIKQAFAVTYGRYDVEGIESLNKGVYESIHGGYDTTFATADPNRLIPLDEMRVLEKEGIIGTVYRYFFTTCGVGTNIESSKAMGRNIAAELREAGVSAAILTSTUGTCTRCGATISKEIDRAGIPNAHITAFTSIAFNVGANRIIFGGDFTSPVGNPALPLEREKVFRRKILEKALEAITNDIQGPTIFEVDESREG from the coding sequence TTGTCAGTACTTAAAGCAGTGCATTATATAAATCAGTTTTATGCAGGCCTTGGCGGTGAAGCTATGGCAGATACAGGTCTATGCGTTTTGGAAGAAAAGAAAGGACCAGCAATTGGATTAGAAAAGCTTTGGAAAGGCGAGATGGAAATAGTAAAAATAATCGCATGTGGAGACAATTATATTAATAATGATGAAAACTTCCAAAGTATCCTTCCACATATTAAAGAGATTATAGAAAAGGAAAAGCCTGATGTGTTTATTGCTGGACCGGCATTTAATGCAGGACGTTACGGAGTAGCTTGTGCAAAGATATGTGATTATGTTAGAAAGGAATTTAGTATACCAAGTGTAACGGCAATGTGGCATGAAAATCCTGCTGTAGCTATGTATGTGCAAGACAATTATATTGTAGCAACTACCGAAACAGCTGCAGGTATGTCAAAATCTCTGCCTGCCTTGGCAAAGCTTTCTCTAAAGCTTGCAAGGCAAGAACTCATAGGACCAGCGAGGCTTGAAGGGTATATTAGGACCGGGCATAGATACAATGAATACCATGAAAAAGCGGGTGCTGAAAGAGTAGTTGATATTTTAATAAAAAAGCTTAATAATAAGCCATACACTACTGAGGTACCTTTGAGAGGATTTGAGAAGATTGCTCCTGCTGCAAAGCTTGAAAATCTCGAAAACGCAGCAATTGCACTTATCACAACAGGTGGACTTGTACCTGTAGGGAATCCCGACAAGATAAAACAGGCATTTGCAGTTACTTATGGAAGATATGATGTGGAAGGAATTGAATCGCTCAATAAAGGAGTATATGAGTCAATTCATGGAGGATATGATACTACCTTTGCCACAGCTGACCCCAATCGCCTTATTCCCTTAGACGAAATGAGAGTTCTAGAGAAGGAAGGAATAATAGGAACAGTATATAGATATTTCTTTACGACCTGTGGTGTAGGGACTAATATTGAAAGCAGCAAGGCTATGGGAAGAAATATAGCAGCTGAATTGAGAGAGGCTGGTGTAAGTGCTGCTATTTTAACTTCTACCTGAGGAACTTGCACACGTTGCGGCGCAACGATATCAAAAGAAATAGACAGGGCAGGAATTCCTAATGCACACATAACAGCTTTTACGTCAATAGCTTTTAATGTAGGAGCAAACAGAATTATATTCGGAGGAGATTTTACTTCTCCAGTAGGTAATCCTGCTCTCCCTCTTGAAAGAGAAAAGGTATTTAGGCGAAAAATTTTGGAAAAGGCATTAGAAGCAATAACAAATGATATACAAGGCCCTACTATATTTGAAGTTGATGAAAGCAGGGAGGGGTAG
- a CDS encoding aldehyde dehydrogenase family protein, with protein sequence MNPLLYVRKEPYKLYINGEFTASESGKTFDIINPVNNEPFAKAYKGGTEDVQKAILAARKAYDEGPWGRMSAKERSKLLIKAGQILSKRVEEFAVIETLECGKLFMSALYYEAQMSIDAFEYFAGKARCLEGKVVPSEVGHLNYVLWQPCGVVGEILPWNGPMMMGCQKVCAILAAGNTVVIKPSSWASLSMLLIAEVFHEAGFPPGVVNVVTGSGSEVGDELVKSPLVDMVSMTGGTEVGKQIIGRSKDTVKDIALELGGKSPNIVFDDVNIDEVVKWARAGFTLNSGQVCVSGTRLILHKNIYEEFITKLKVECEKFIPGNGFDYEKGVNFSTLISKEHANNVWSYIEKGKLEGARLVMGGKPYIDDELSKGNFVPPTIFTDVTQDMTIFQEEIFGPVLCITPFETEEEAIQIANSTKYGLAGAVFSTNIKRALRVAEKINGGQIYVNTYFSKGMIESPGTGWKESGIGVAGIYKYMISKTVFIDMIDDSAPPM encoded by the coding sequence TTGAATCCGTTATTATATGTAAGAAAAGAGCCCTATAAGCTGTATATTAATGGTGAATTTACAGCGTCTGAATCAGGTAAAACTTTCGATATTATAAATCCAGTAAATAATGAACCGTTTGCAAAAGCTTATAAAGGCGGTACTGAAGATGTGCAAAAGGCCATACTTGCTGCACGCAAAGCCTATGATGAAGGTCCATGGGGGAGGATGTCAGCAAAAGAAAGAAGTAAACTACTTATTAAAGCTGGACAAATCCTTTCTAAAAGGGTTGAAGAGTTTGCAGTAATTGAAACGTTGGAATGTGGAAAACTTTTTATGAGTGCACTATATTATGAAGCACAGATGAGTATTGATGCCTTTGAGTACTTTGCAGGCAAAGCTCGCTGCCTTGAGGGTAAAGTGGTTCCTTCTGAGGTCGGGCACTTAAACTACGTACTGTGGCAGCCTTGTGGAGTAGTTGGAGAAATTCTTCCTTGGAATGGTCCCATGATGATGGGGTGTCAAAAGGTATGTGCCATACTTGCTGCAGGCAATACTGTTGTTATTAAGCCATCATCCTGGGCTTCACTGAGCATGCTTCTAATTGCTGAAGTTTTTCATGAAGCTGGATTCCCACCAGGTGTTGTAAATGTTGTTACTGGTTCTGGTAGCGAAGTAGGAGATGAACTAGTAAAAAGTCCTCTAGTAGATATGGTATCCATGACTGGAGGAACAGAGGTAGGAAAACAGATTATAGGCAGATCTAAGGATACAGTAAAGGATATTGCATTGGAGCTTGGAGGAAAAAGCCCAAACATAGTTTTTGATGATGTCAATATAGATGAGGTTGTTAAATGGGCAAGAGCCGGCTTTACTTTAAATTCTGGTCAAGTGTGTGTATCCGGTACAAGATTGATACTTCACAAAAATATATATGAAGAGTTTATAACAAAACTAAAAGTAGAATGTGAGAAATTTATACCTGGCAATGGATTTGATTATGAAAAGGGTGTAAATTTCAGTACTTTGATTTCAAAAGAACACGCAAATAATGTTTGGAGTTATATTGAAAAAGGCAAATTAGAAGGTGCAAGGTTAGTCATGGGTGGAAAACCATATATTGATGATGAACTTTCAAAAGGTAATTTTGTGCCTCCCACAATCTTTACAGATGTAACGCAAGATATGACAATATTCCAAGAAGAAATATTTGGACCAGTCTTATGTATAACACCTTTTGAGACAGAGGAAGAGGCTATTCAAATTGCTAATTCCACGAAATATGGATTGGCTGGTGCCGTATTCTCTACAAATATTAAACGAGCTTTAAGAGTAGCGGAGAAGATAAATGGAGGACAAATTTACGTTAATACGTATTTCAGCAAGGGTATGATAGAATCTCCTGGCACTGGATGGAAGGAAAGCGGAATAGGTGTGGCAGGTATTTATAAATATATGATATCAAAGACAGTTTTTATTGACATGATTGATGACAGTGCACCACCTATGTAA
- the ribF gene encoding riboflavin biosynthesis protein RibF, translated as MRYISGNDFIMKNTCVAFGSFDGVHTGHHAVINRLIDASKERLTSVVLSFEYDESLLKDRKVLSTEEEKQYLLSKNGPEVMISYKISEENKDISIEQFIKDILLDKLGAQVIVAGENDSNICVLRECAQRYEYKLVECGTVLTDDEPVTSRRIIKELEEGNLQKANELLGHPYLLMGKVMHGKALGRTVGMPTANLGYGEHKQLPTYGVYGTLSEIEGEKVKGLTNIGKRPSVDNYNYVTIEAFLLDFSGDLYDKTITLETHVFIRGVKKFNNLDEVKAQVNNDIESIRAYLDGI; from the coding sequence GTGAGATATATTAGCGGAAATGATTTCATTATGAAAAACACCTGCGTTGCTTTCGGTAGCTTTGATGGTGTGCATACTGGACACCATGCAGTAATAAATAGATTAATTGATGCATCAAAAGAGAGACTTACTTCTGTTGTTTTAAGCTTTGAATATGATGAATCACTGCTCAAGGATAGAAAAGTTCTCTCTACCGAAGAAGAAAAGCAATATCTTTTAAGCAAGAATGGTCCCGAGGTTATGATTTCATATAAAATTAGTGAGGAAAATAAAGATATTTCAATTGAGCAATTTATTAAAGATATTTTACTTGATAAGTTAGGGGCGCAGGTTATTGTTGCAGGAGAGAACGATAGTAATATTTGTGTGCTGAGAGAATGTGCACAAAGATATGAGTATAAGCTTGTTGAGTGCGGTACTGTATTAACCGATGATGAGCCTGTAACATCGAGGCGTATTATAAAGGAGCTTGAAGAGGGAAATCTTCAAAAAGCAAATGAATTGCTCGGACATCCATACCTTCTCATGGGTAAGGTTATGCATGGTAAGGCTCTTGGCAGAACCGTTGGCATGCCAACAGCTAATCTAGGGTATGGCGAGCATAAGCAGCTGCCCACATATGGAGTTTATGGAACGCTTTCTGAAATTGAGGGTGAAAAAGTAAAAGGTCTTACCAACATTGGAAAGAGGCCATCTGTTGATAACTATAATTATGTCACAATAGAAGCTTTTCTTCTTGATTTCTCAGGAGACTTATATGATAAGACAATAACTCTTGAAACTCATGTATTTATCAGAGGAGTTAAAAAATTTAATAATCTTGATGAGGTTAAAGCGCAAGTTAATAATGATATAGAATCAATTAGAGCTTATTTAGATGGAATATAA